Proteins encoded together in one Pectinophora gossypiella chromosome 20, ilPecGoss1.1, whole genome shotgun sequence window:
- the LOC126376191 gene encoding RIMS-binding protein 2-like isoform X5, with product MSYGGGMSGGGGDTDTLSRRLREAERARADAERAHADALAQLRNAQRSPLESHNAEQLQSRVRELEKKVGPLILGTYVRRGGQAALETVRCEELQLELSSALRARGGTSAGAWAATSAQPASEIERIMAKIEQDNRILAELEHTRSTTHGMQPSGSNQALGMELHSPTPSPLPHSYGTTVGHAAICQSSTMPTLSSLHATGQFTAPSSNSVAYSMSAHNPTSYSNPVPAYSTNSYGLTNTHQVTFTNPVTAPLVNNIGQISSTLAGLQSNLQNITGNVSGMNLGGGLSGPTLTGTMSGAGLTSGLSNVQTSLSGGLTSTLGGIQSTLTGGLGNALTNLTGGTQLGGLSTSLGQGTSAYGTGTYTNPLLSSGLGSNPMNMKIKPLDDIDLGLGRYGTTSSGVGRVATPVTPHQPSWSLGLDSQFGTDRLGGLDSSLIHDRSQRALSRIMPNSGLEMDVRNTHYMNGGATTEGGPPTVDMLDIPGKGRCCVYIARFSYDPPDIESAEGELSICAGDYLLVWGPPDPNAAMLDAELLDGRRGLVPANFVQRLVGEDLLEFHQAVVATLRDAEDTATTAISDLSLSRDVARLSEVADISEGPEDDDNAELFFSSLVPAPRQLTLERQLNKSVLIGWTAPEGVQQANIDSYHVYVDGVLKTTVKASERTRALVEGVDSNRPHRISVRSVTVTRRTSRDAACTMVIGRDTANMGPTCVRASGVTCSQAVISWLPANSNHQHVVCVNNVEVRTVKPGVYRHTITGLSPSTQYRVTVRAKHLRAGPPSGIPIEEAPGAYTDFRTLPKGLPDPPNEIMVEAGPQDGTLLVTWQPVLRPPASGPVTGYAVYADGKKVTDVDSPTGDHALIDIAKLIGLNPKCVTVRTKSRDNQSTDSQPTPIPPAVLRGVAARMPRSGPMPNQPGPGYRPHQRPQPYQQHQQVIEHDENLSDKEIFPTTNRHDQHPAQQSGIPAIEITKEGAPELGSEDEEPPRRRTQQPSQPAPASQQPSGQQYPSTQGYHGTQQPPYSQGGGQFPSSQPPYPGGVAGTQPQQFHNPPPRNHHERGRPPNPHQQQQGQQGVPPYGPRGAPPQGPRGPVPGQRPQPGHPQSKRSRFFVALFDYDPATMSPNPESCDEELPFSEGDTIKVSSFTSTHLTSEELLKEYIYLLGIQESFKGSIDRQDAETTTDEARPRVRLRSNVAWQAVWGDKDADGFYWGECRGRRGYVPHNMVVEVTEQEAGAAGASTQKPRDRWTDAYATQPVRRMVALYDYDPQELSPNVDADAELSFQTGQIIHVYGEMDDDGFYMAEIEGVRGLVPSNFLTDANDQYGPSQPGQGPGARAAPGRGRGAAPGPGARGPPPPPRDNAPAPRNHHRKTDACPLPPSQLDHNTCASNPEQANSQQARGRGAGSAAPATIARTSAGNAATPPVQSPAGAGAGGMTGMGAGMGAGMGAGMGGAMGTGMGAGMGGAMGTGMGAGMGGAMGAGMATMGGGMGAAMGGGMAGATGVGGAAGSASPLAARRAGPAVLPAPTAQPLQPAQAQAPPTSQPNLMQKFSEMTAPGGDILSKGKELIFMKFGLGGK from the exons ATGAGTTACGGCGGCGGCAtgtcgggcggcggcggcgacacGGACACGCTGTCGCGGCGCCTGCGCGAGGCGGAGCGCGCCCGCGCAGACGCCGAACGCGCGCACGCGGACGCGCTCGCGCAGCTGCGCAACGCGCAACGATCGCCGCTCGAGTCGCACAATGCAGAGCAGCTGCAATCGCGAGTGAGAGAGCTGGAGAAAAAG GTTGGGCCATTGATACTTGGTACTTACGTGAGGCGTGGTGGGCAGGCGGCTCTAGAGACGGTGCGCTGCGAGGAGTTGCAGCTGGAGTTGTCTTCGGCGTTGCGCGCACGCGGCGGGACCAGCGCCGGCGCATGGGCCGCGACGTCCGCGCAGCCTGCTTCCGAGATCGAGCGCATCATGGCTAAGATCGAGCAAGACAACCGTATCCTCGCTGAACTGGAGCACACTCGATCCACCACACATG GTATGCAGCCGAGCGGGTCGAACCAGGCGCTGGGCATGGAGCTGCACTCGCCGACGCCGTCGCCGCTGCCGCACTCGTATGGCACCACCGTGGGCCACGCCGCCATCTGCCAGAGCAGTACCATGCCCACGCTCTCTTCGCTTCACGCCACCGGACAGTTCACCGCCCCCAGCTCCAATTCCGTCGCCTACTCCATGAGTGCGCACAACCCCACCTCCTACTCCAACCCTGTCCCCGCGTACTCCACCAACTCCTATGGACTGACGAACACGCACCAAGTCACGTTCACCAACCCCGTCACGGCGCCTCTGGTCAATAATATCGGTCAGATATCCAGCACACTAGCAGGGTTGCAGAGTAATCTGCAAAATATTACCGGGAATGTTTCCGGTATGAACTTGGGAGGCGGATTGAGCGGGCCGACGTTGACGGGAACTATGTCGGGCGCGGGGTTAACCAGCGGTCTGAGCAACGTTCAAACTAGCTTATCAGGAGGATTAACGAGTACACTTGGAGGAATACAGTCGACGCTCACCGGAGGGCTCGGGAATGCTCTTACGAACCTGACCGGTGGAACGCAACTGGGAGGACTAAGCACAAGCCTGGGCCAAGGCACGAGTGCATACGGAACTGGGACTTATACGAATCCGCTGCTTTCGAGTGGCTTAGGATCGAATCCGATGAATATGAAAATTAAACCATTAGACGATATTGACCTGGGTTTAGGTAGATATGGAACTACCAGCTCAGGCGTGGGGAGAGTGGCGACCCCTGTGACACCTCATCAACCGTCGTGGAGCTTAGGATTAGATAGCCAATTTGGAACTGATAGACTAGGAGGCTTAGACTCGTCACTCATCCACGACAGAAGTCAACGAGCTTTATCGAGAATCATGCCGAATTCAGGACTTGAAATGGACG TCCGGAATACACATTACATGAATGGTGGAGCAACGACCGAGGGAGGACCGCCGACCGTGGACATGCTGGATATTCCAGGCAAGGGCAGATGCTGCGTCTACATCGCTAGATTCTCTTACGACCCTCCCGA CATTGAAAGTGCGGAAGGGGAGTTATCTATCTGCGCTGGTGACTATCTGCTAGTGTGGGGTCCACCTGACCCTAACGCAGCTATGCTGGACGCTGAGCTTCTAGACGGCCGTCGCGGCTTGGTCCCCGCTAATTTCGTTCAAAGATTAGTTGGGGAAGATCTTCTGGAATTCCATCAG GCGGTAGTGGCAACGTTACGAGACGCAGAAGACACTGCCACAACAGCAATCAGTGACTTGTCTCTCAGTAGAGACGTGGCCCGACTCAGTGAGGTCGCTGACATAAGCGAAGGACCTGAAGACGACGACAATG CCGAGCTGTTTTTCTCGTCGCTAGTGCCCGCACCGCGGCAGCTGACTCTGGAGAGGCAGCTCAACAAGTCCGTGCTCATCGGGTGGACGGCTCCAGAAGGCGTACAGCAGGCGAACATCGACAGCTACCACGTGTACGTCGACGGAGTCCTCAAGACCACAGTCAAAGCGTCCGAGCGCACGCGCGCGCTCGTCGAAGGCGTCGACTCCAACCGG CCGCACCGCATCAGCGTGCGCTCGGTTACGGTCACTCGCCGAACGTCGCGCGACGCTGCGTGCACGATGGTCATTGGTCGCGACACCGCCAACATGGGTCCGACGTGCGTGCGCGCAAGTGGCGTCACCTGCTCGCAGGCCGTCATCTCCTGGCTGCCAGCCAACTCCAACCACCAGCACGTCGTCTGCGTCAACAATGTTGAG GTCCGCACAGTAAAACCTGGAGTATATCGTCACACCATAACTGGACTGTCACCCAGCACACAGTACCGGGTGACAGTAAGAGCGAAACACTTGCGGGCAGGCCCCCCCTCGGGGATACCCATAGAAGAAGCACCAGGCGCTTACACGGACTTCAGGACCTTACCTAAAGGTCTCCCCGATCCACCAAACGAAATCATG GTGGAAGCGGGCCCGCAAGACGGCACGCTGCTCGTGACGTGGCAGCCCGTGCTGCGGCCGCCGGCGTCCGGCCCCGTCACCGGCTACGCCGTGTACGCTGACGGCAAGAAGGTCACTGACGTCGACTCCCCCACTGGAGATCACGCCCTCATCGATATTGCCAAGTTGATCGGCCTCAACCCCAAATGTGTCACA GTTCGTACAAAGTCTCGGGACAATCAGTCGACTGATAGTCAGCCTACGCCTATTCCTCCGGCGGTGCTGCGTGGGGTGGCGGCGAGGATGCCTCGTAGCGGCCCCATGCCTAACCAGCCAGGCCCGGGGTACCGGCCTCACCAGAGGCCGCAGCCTTATCAGCAGCACCAACAAGTCATAGAGCACGACGAGAATCTCTCCGATAAGGAGATATTCCCCACCACCAACCGCCATGACCAACACCCTGCTCAG CAATCGGGGATACCGGCCATCGAAATCACTAAAGAGGGTGCGCCGGAGCTGGGTAGCGAGGACGAggagccgccgcgccgccgcacgCAG CAACCGTCCCAACCAGCGCCAGCGTCGCAGCAGCCTTCGGGTCAGCAGTACCCGAGTACACAAGGCTACCATGGCACGCAGCAACCCCCATACAGTCAGGGCGGGGGCCAGTTCCCAAGTAGCCAGCCCCCCTACCCTGGCGGCGTCGCGGGCACCCAGCCGCAGCAGTTCCACAACCCGCCGCCCCGGAACCACCACGAACGCGGCCGCCCTCCTAACCCTCATCAG CAACAGCAGGGTCAGCAGGGCGTGCCGCCGTATGGCCCTCGGGGGGCCCCTCCACAGGGGCCGAGGGGCCCCGTGCCCGGCCAGCGGCCGCAACCAGGCCACCCGCAGTCCAAGAGGAGTCGCTTCTTCGTCGCGCTGTTCGACTACGACCCAGCTACCATGAGTCCCAACCCGGAGAGTTGCGATGAAGAGCTACCCTTTAGTGAGGGTGACACTATAAAG GTCAGCAGCTTCACATCGACGCATCTTACAAGTGAAGAGTTGCTTAAGGAGTATATCTACCTGTTGGGGATTCAAGAGTCATTCAAGGGCTCAATCGATCGGCAGGATGCCGAGACAACCACCGACGAAGCACGGCCTCGCGTACGACTCCGCTCCAATGTAGCCTGGCAAGCG GTTTGGGGAGACAAAGATGCAGATGGGTTCTACTGGGGTGAGTGCCGAGGCAGACGGGGCTATGTACCTCACAACATGGTGGTGGAGGTGACGGAGCAGGAGGCGGGGGCGGCTGGAGCCAGCACTCAGAAGCCTCGCGACCGCTGGACGGATGCGTACGCGACGCAACCAGTGCGACGCATGGTGGCGTTGTACGACTACGACCCACAGGAACTGAGCCCCAATGTTGATGCTGAT GCTGAGCTGAGCTTCCAGACGGGGCAGATCATCCACGTGTACGGCGAGATGGACGACGATGGGTTCTACATGGCCGAGATCGAGGGTGTGCGCGGTCTCGTGCCCAGCAACTTCCTCACCGACGCCAACGACCAGTACGGCCCTTCGCAACCTGGACAAG GGCCGGGCGCACGGGCGGCGccggggcgcgggcgcggcgcggcgccgggCCCGGGCGCACgcggcccgccgccgccgccgcgggaCAACGCGCCTGCGCCGCGCAACCACCACCGCAAGACCG ATGCCTGCCCTCTTCCCCCTTCTCAGTTAGACCACAACACATGCGCCAGTAATCCAGAACAGGCGAATTCTCAG CAGGCGAGGGGGAGAGGCGCGGGGAGCGCGGCGCCGGCGACGATCGCGCGCACGAGCGCTGGTAACGCGGCCACGCCACCCGTGCAGTCGCCGGCCGGTGCGGGCGCGGGCGGGATGACCGGCATGGGCGCTGGCATGGGCGCCGGCATGGGCGCTGGAATGGGCGGTGCAATGGGAACTGGAATGGGCGCTGGCATGGGTGGTGCAATGGGAACTGGAATGGGCGCTGGCATGGGTGGTGCAATGGGAGCTGGCATGGCGACAATGGGCGGCGGCATGGGCGCTGCTATGGGCGGCGGCATGGCAGGCGCGACGGGCGTGGGCGGCGCCGCTGGCAGCGCGTCCCCGCTAGCCGCGCGGCGCGCCGGCCCCGCCGTGCTGCCAGCGCCCACGGCACAGCCCCTGCAGCCGGCGCAGGCGCAGGCGCCGCCCACCTCGCAGCCCAATCTCATGCAGAAGTTCTCCGAGATGACGGCCCCCGGCGGAGACATCCTCAGCAAGGGCAAGGAGCTCATCTTCATGAAGTTTGGGCTCGGCGGCAAATAA
- the LOC126376191 gene encoding peripheral-type benzodiazepine receptor-associated protein 1-like isoform X11 codes for MSYGGGMSGGGGDTDTLSRRLREAERARADAERAHADALAQLRNAQRSPLESHNAEQLQSRVRELEKKAALETVRCEELQLELSSALRARGGTSAGAWAATSAQPASEIERIMAKIEQDNRILAELEHTRSTTHGMQPSGSNQALGMELHSPTPSPLPHSYGTTVGHAAICQSSTMPTLSSLHATGQFTAPSSNSVAYSMSAHNPTSYSNPVPAYSTNSYGLTNTHQVTFTNPVTAPLVNNIGQISSTLAGLQSNLQNITGNVSGMNLGGGLSGPTLTGTMSGAGLTSGLSNVQTSLSGGLTSTLGGIQSTLTGGLGNALTNLTGGTQLGGLSTSLGQGTSAYGTGTYTNPLLSSGLGSNPMNMKIKPLDDIDLGLGRYGTTSSGVGRVATPVTPHQPSWSLGLDSQFGTDRLGGLDSSLIHDRSQRALSRIMPNSGLEMDVRNTHYMNGGATTEGGPPTVDMLDIPGKGRCCVYIARFSYDPPDIESAEGELSICAGDYLLVWGPPDPNAAMLDAELLDGRRGLVPANFVQRLVGEDLLEFHQAVVATLRDAEDTATTAISDLSLSRDVARLSEVADISEGPEDDDNAELFFSSLVPAPRQLTLERQLNKSVLIGWTAPEGVQQANIDSYHVYVDGVLKTTVKASERTRALVEGVDSNRPHRISVRSVTVTRRTSRDAACTMVIGRDTANMGPTCVRASGVTCSQAVISWLPANSNHQHVVCVNNVEVRTVKPGVYRHTITGLSPSTQYRVTVRAKHLRAGPPSGIPIEEAPGAYTDFRTLPKGLPDPPNEIMVEAGPQDGTLLVTWQPVLRPPASGPVTGYAVYADGKKVTDVDSPTGDHALIDIAKLIGLNPKCVTVRTKSRDNQSTDSQPTPIPPAVLRGVAARMPRSGPMPNQPGPGYRPHQRPQPYQQHQQVIEHDENLSDKEIFPTTNRHDQHPAQPTSGFGTGLLKSIFDKITPSQSGIPAIEITKEGAPELGSEDEEPPRRRTQQPSQPAPASQQPSGQQYPSTQGYHGTQQPPYSQGGGQFPSSQPPYPGGVAGTQPQQFHNPPPRNHHERGRPPNPHQQQQGQQGVPPYGPRGAPPQGPRGPVPGQRPQPGHPQSKRSRFFVALFDYDPATMSPNPESCDEELPFSEGDTIKVWGDKDADGFYWGECRGRRGYVPHNMVVEVTEQEAGAAGASTQKPRDRWTDAYATQPVRRMVALYDYDPQELSPNVDADAELSFQTGQIIHVYGEMDDDGFYMAEIEGVRGLVPSNFLTDANDQYGPSQPGQGPGARAAPGRGRGAAPGPGARGPPPPPRDNAPAPRNHHRKTDACPLPPSQLDHNTCASNPEQANSQARGRGAGSAAPATIARTSAGNAATPPVQSPAGAGAGGMTGMGAGMGAGMGAGMGGAMGTGMGAGMGGAMGTGMGAGMGGAMGAGMATMGGGMGAAMGGGMAGATGVGGAAGSASPLAARRAGPAVLPAPTAQPLQPAQAQAPPTSQPNLMQKFSEMTAPGGDILSKGKELIFMKFGLGGK; via the exons ATGAGTTACGGCGGCGGCAtgtcgggcggcggcggcgacacGGACACGCTGTCGCGGCGCCTGCGCGAGGCGGAGCGCGCCCGCGCAGACGCCGAACGCGCGCACGCGGACGCGCTCGCGCAGCTGCGCAACGCGCAACGATCGCCGCTCGAGTCGCACAATGCAGAGCAGCTGCAATCGCGAGTGAGAGAGCTGGAGAAAAAG GCGGCTCTAGAGACGGTGCGCTGCGAGGAGTTGCAGCTGGAGTTGTCTTCGGCGTTGCGCGCACGCGGCGGGACCAGCGCCGGCGCATGGGCCGCGACGTCCGCGCAGCCTGCTTCCGAGATCGAGCGCATCATGGCTAAGATCGAGCAAGACAACCGTATCCTCGCTGAACTGGAGCACACTCGATCCACCACACATG GTATGCAGCCGAGCGGGTCGAACCAGGCGCTGGGCATGGAGCTGCACTCGCCGACGCCGTCGCCGCTGCCGCACTCGTATGGCACCACCGTGGGCCACGCCGCCATCTGCCAGAGCAGTACCATGCCCACGCTCTCTTCGCTTCACGCCACCGGACAGTTCACCGCCCCCAGCTCCAATTCCGTCGCCTACTCCATGAGTGCGCACAACCCCACCTCCTACTCCAACCCTGTCCCCGCGTACTCCACCAACTCCTATGGACTGACGAACACGCACCAAGTCACGTTCACCAACCCCGTCACGGCGCCTCTGGTCAATAATATCGGTCAGATATCCAGCACACTAGCAGGGTTGCAGAGTAATCTGCAAAATATTACCGGGAATGTTTCCGGTATGAACTTGGGAGGCGGATTGAGCGGGCCGACGTTGACGGGAACTATGTCGGGCGCGGGGTTAACCAGCGGTCTGAGCAACGTTCAAACTAGCTTATCAGGAGGATTAACGAGTACACTTGGAGGAATACAGTCGACGCTCACCGGAGGGCTCGGGAATGCTCTTACGAACCTGACCGGTGGAACGCAACTGGGAGGACTAAGCACAAGCCTGGGCCAAGGCACGAGTGCATACGGAACTGGGACTTATACGAATCCGCTGCTTTCGAGTGGCTTAGGATCGAATCCGATGAATATGAAAATTAAACCATTAGACGATATTGACCTGGGTTTAGGTAGATATGGAACTACCAGCTCAGGCGTGGGGAGAGTGGCGACCCCTGTGACACCTCATCAACCGTCGTGGAGCTTAGGATTAGATAGCCAATTTGGAACTGATAGACTAGGAGGCTTAGACTCGTCACTCATCCACGACAGAAGTCAACGAGCTTTATCGAGAATCATGCCGAATTCAGGACTTGAAATGGACG TCCGGAATACACATTACATGAATGGTGGAGCAACGACCGAGGGAGGACCGCCGACCGTGGACATGCTGGATATTCCAGGCAAGGGCAGATGCTGCGTCTACATCGCTAGATTCTCTTACGACCCTCCCGA CATTGAAAGTGCGGAAGGGGAGTTATCTATCTGCGCTGGTGACTATCTGCTAGTGTGGGGTCCACCTGACCCTAACGCAGCTATGCTGGACGCTGAGCTTCTAGACGGCCGTCGCGGCTTGGTCCCCGCTAATTTCGTTCAAAGATTAGTTGGGGAAGATCTTCTGGAATTCCATCAG GCGGTAGTGGCAACGTTACGAGACGCAGAAGACACTGCCACAACAGCAATCAGTGACTTGTCTCTCAGTAGAGACGTGGCCCGACTCAGTGAGGTCGCTGACATAAGCGAAGGACCTGAAGACGACGACAATG CCGAGCTGTTTTTCTCGTCGCTAGTGCCCGCACCGCGGCAGCTGACTCTGGAGAGGCAGCTCAACAAGTCCGTGCTCATCGGGTGGACGGCTCCAGAAGGCGTACAGCAGGCGAACATCGACAGCTACCACGTGTACGTCGACGGAGTCCTCAAGACCACAGTCAAAGCGTCCGAGCGCACGCGCGCGCTCGTCGAAGGCGTCGACTCCAACCGG CCGCACCGCATCAGCGTGCGCTCGGTTACGGTCACTCGCCGAACGTCGCGCGACGCTGCGTGCACGATGGTCATTGGTCGCGACACCGCCAACATGGGTCCGACGTGCGTGCGCGCAAGTGGCGTCACCTGCTCGCAGGCCGTCATCTCCTGGCTGCCAGCCAACTCCAACCACCAGCACGTCGTCTGCGTCAACAATGTTGAG GTCCGCACAGTAAAACCTGGAGTATATCGTCACACCATAACTGGACTGTCACCCAGCACACAGTACCGGGTGACAGTAAGAGCGAAACACTTGCGGGCAGGCCCCCCCTCGGGGATACCCATAGAAGAAGCACCAGGCGCTTACACGGACTTCAGGACCTTACCTAAAGGTCTCCCCGATCCACCAAACGAAATCATG GTGGAAGCGGGCCCGCAAGACGGCACGCTGCTCGTGACGTGGCAGCCCGTGCTGCGGCCGCCGGCGTCCGGCCCCGTCACCGGCTACGCCGTGTACGCTGACGGCAAGAAGGTCACTGACGTCGACTCCCCCACTGGAGATCACGCCCTCATCGATATTGCCAAGTTGATCGGCCTCAACCCCAAATGTGTCACA GTTCGTACAAAGTCTCGGGACAATCAGTCGACTGATAGTCAGCCTACGCCTATTCCTCCGGCGGTGCTGCGTGGGGTGGCGGCGAGGATGCCTCGTAGCGGCCCCATGCCTAACCAGCCAGGCCCGGGGTACCGGCCTCACCAGAGGCCGCAGCCTTATCAGCAGCACCAACAAGTCATAGAGCACGACGAGAATCTCTCCGATAAGGAGATATTCCCCACCACCAACCGCCATGACCAACACCCTGCTCAG CCTACGAGCGGATTCGGCACAGGCCTCCTAAAGAGTATATTCGACAAAATAACCCCTTCG CAATCGGGGATACCGGCCATCGAAATCACTAAAGAGGGTGCGCCGGAGCTGGGTAGCGAGGACGAggagccgccgcgccgccgcacgCAG CAACCGTCCCAACCAGCGCCAGCGTCGCAGCAGCCTTCGGGTCAGCAGTACCCGAGTACACAAGGCTACCATGGCACGCAGCAACCCCCATACAGTCAGGGCGGGGGCCAGTTCCCAAGTAGCCAGCCCCCCTACCCTGGCGGCGTCGCGGGCACCCAGCCGCAGCAGTTCCACAACCCGCCGCCCCGGAACCACCACGAACGCGGCCGCCCTCCTAACCCTCATCAG CAACAGCAGGGTCAGCAGGGCGTGCCGCCGTATGGCCCTCGGGGGGCCCCTCCACAGGGGCCGAGGGGCCCCGTGCCCGGCCAGCGGCCGCAACCAGGCCACCCGCAGTCCAAGAGGAGTCGCTTCTTCGTCGCGCTGTTCGACTACGACCCAGCTACCATGAGTCCCAACCCGGAGAGTTGCGATGAAGAGCTACCCTTTAGTGAGGGTGACACTATAAAG GTTTGGGGAGACAAAGATGCAGATGGGTTCTACTGGGGTGAGTGCCGAGGCAGACGGGGCTATGTACCTCACAACATGGTGGTGGAGGTGACGGAGCAGGAGGCGGGGGCGGCTGGAGCCAGCACTCAGAAGCCTCGCGACCGCTGGACGGATGCGTACGCGACGCAACCAGTGCGACGCATGGTGGCGTTGTACGACTACGACCCACAGGAACTGAGCCCCAATGTTGATGCTGAT GCTGAGCTGAGCTTCCAGACGGGGCAGATCATCCACGTGTACGGCGAGATGGACGACGATGGGTTCTACATGGCCGAGATCGAGGGTGTGCGCGGTCTCGTGCCCAGCAACTTCCTCACCGACGCCAACGACCAGTACGGCCCTTCGCAACCTGGACAAG GGCCGGGCGCACGGGCGGCGccggggcgcgggcgcggcgcggcgccgggCCCGGGCGCACgcggcccgccgccgccgccgcgggaCAACGCGCCTGCGCCGCGCAACCACCACCGCAAGACCG ATGCCTGCCCTCTTCCCCCTTCTCAGTTAGACCACAACACATGCGCCAGTAATCCAGAACAGGCGAATTCTCAG GCGAGGGGGAGAGGCGCGGGGAGCGCGGCGCCGGCGACGATCGCGCGCACGAGCGCTGGTAACGCGGCCACGCCACCCGTGCAGTCGCCGGCCGGTGCGGGCGCGGGCGGGATGACCGGCATGGGCGCTGGCATGGGCGCCGGCATGGGCGCTGGAATGGGCGGTGCAATGGGAACTGGAATGGGCGCTGGCATGGGTGGTGCAATGGGAACTGGAATGGGCGCTGGCATGGGTGGTGCAATGGGAGCTGGCATGGCGACAATGGGCGGCGGCATGGGCGCTGCTATGGGCGGCGGCATGGCAGGCGCGACGGGCGTGGGCGGCGCCGCTGGCAGCGCGTCCCCGCTAGCCGCGCGGCGCGCCGGCCCCGCCGTGCTGCCAGCGCCCACGGCACAGCCCCTGCAGCCGGCGCAGGCGCAGGCGCCGCCCACCTCGCAGCCCAATCTCATGCAGAAGTTCTCCGAGATGACGGCCCCCGGCGGAGACATCCTCAGCAAGGGCAAGGAGCTCATCTTCATGAAGTTTGGGCTCGGCGGCAAATAA